CACGATAAACCTAAGCGAAAAAAGACTAAAAACAAGCCTTTTTGTGTATTCTTTGCGTATCAGCACAAACCCACAAATAAACGAGCGGATTTTAAGCCCAGAAAATATCAAAAAGCGAGAAAACTTCATAAAAGAGCTACACAAAAAATCAACACAAGTGCTTAAGCCCATATACTACGCGAGTAATGCTTTCACAAGCACAAAAAGTGATATAGCAAATGTCCTACTTGCAAGGCTAGATTCTACAAAAGATAGTAGCGAATCTAGCGAATTTGTAATGCCAAAGCCACTAGAAACGCCCTTTGAGCCAAAGTTTGACACACCAAGCACGAACTCGCCAAACACGACTACAACACCTCAAAGCACCACTCCTATGACTCCTAAGACAACGCCACCTAGCATAAATCTCCCCACCCCACCCAAAAAAGAAAAAAACTCGCAAAAAAAAACAAATTCTATCATAGAAAAAACAGGAGATATGCTTTTGCCAAAAACCTCCACCCCCACCAAAAAGCAAGCCCCAAATGAAGCCGAGCAAATCGCCAAGCTACACCCAAACGACAATGATGATGGCGAAGATATTGGCAGTGTCGATGAATCCAATGCTAATAAACCTAATGAGATTATGCAATCTCCAAAAACCCCTAGCCAAGTCGCCCCACAAAAATCCTCTCAAAAGCAACAAAAGCAAGAATCCAAAAAAGCACTCCCACAAGAATCAACACAAAAAGATTTAGCCCAAAAACCAAAAAAAGAGCAATCAAACAAACTAAAACCCACACAAGAAACCCCAAAGCCCACCCCAAAATCAAGCGGCAAAATCATAACCAAAGGCGTGGAACTAGATTTTGGCAAACCTATGAGTGAAGCCACTATGCGTGCCAAAATCATTGAGCTTATCAAAGCACAAAACGAAGATGTATTTACTTATGATATTTTCCGCGCGGACAAATCAAGCCTCCCTCAAATCGACATAGATATGGACTTCTCAAGCGATGAAGTCTCTATAAGTGTGCCAAGTCTGCAAACTTACGCCAAAATGCTAAATAGCCAAATCGTTATTGCTGTGCGTGATTTTAAGCTATTTACCCCTCATTCACCGCTGATGAAATATCTAGGACTAAACGCGGGCTCGGCTATCGTTCATCTAAAGTCAGCAAACGAGCTAGCATTTGAAGTCCAAATCAAAGATTTCCCCACATTTTTGCTAAAAAAGGACAAAACTCCGCTAAAAGATTTTGTCTTTCAAGGGCAGTATAAAGACAAAAAATTGCGCGTAAAAAGCGCACCTCAAGGGCTAATCTCATTTGAATCTTATGACAACACAATGCTTGCAAAATTTAACAACATTGATATTGATATTAACGCACTTTTATCAAGCAAGATTCCTGCCATAGAGGAGGCTTTTAGCATTTCAGATGAAAAAAGCGTGGTTTTTACCAAAGAGCAGATTTTGGCTGAAAATGAGTTTTTGCGACAAAAGCGAAGATATGAGCGACAAAACAACCTAAAGCCCCATATCATCGCTATTGAAGCGCGAAATATCGTAGGCTTTTATAAAGAAATCACTCTGCCATTTGATGATTTTAACGCAAAGATTCGAGATGATAGAATCACAGCAGACGCCACTTATGGCAATGGTATTGCAAATATTGATATTATCCACGGCAATACACTATTTAAGGCGGGGAATTTTGGTGCAGAGTTCCTAAACCGCATAATCGGGCGCAAAATCGTAGAGGGCGGGTTGTTTGAAGCGGGTGGAATCTATAAAAACGACATTTTTAATGGCGAAATCTCTATGCAAAACACGAGTTTTAAAGGATTTGCTATCGTGCAAAATATCATAGGGCTTATTGATACGATACCATCTCTTGTGATGTTTCGCTCGCCCGGACTTAGTGGCAAAGGCTACGAAGTCAAAAACGGAAAAATAATGCTCGGGCTAAATACGCAATACATAGCCTTAGAATCAATCGATTTAATCGGTAAAACAATGGATGTCAAAGGTAGTGGAATCATTGAGGTAGAATCTAGCGAAGTGGATATTGGGCTATCTATATCTACGCTAAAAAGCCTAACTTCAGTGCTAAACAAAATCCCAATCATAGGCTACCTAATACTTGGCAAAGACGGCAAAATCACCACCCAAGTGAGTATCGATGGCACACTAGAAAATCCAAAATCTCAAGTAAGTCTTGCTGAAGATATTTTAAGCGCACCGCTAAACATTATCAAACGCGCATTTACTCCTGTGGATATGCTAATTGATGAAGTAGTAAAAAGTATCGACTAAATGCCCCTCTCTCA
This genomic stretch from Helicobacter macacae MIT 99-5501 harbors:
- a CDS encoding YhdP family protein codes for the protein MTIKKPSKKLLSVCIILFVVIATLFCGFALLYSGVRIEQMRIAKVSISGLYLRLHNKFILEIQEIDLSQAMSEPKPKKDFDSTKITDYVKYAIWGIAYFEHLDINRIVLSDKYTASVSYDGAMYSLSFPKLQAVFDVSTKDNNMLLDIKYLTMSEPDFSVGGRIIYAPKSKKVGFGLVVLPMDIEDLRLQNAQSAQSSNPTKSTQSKMSQTSAVPAQAQQALDETKLFLQGSSDFKTLKLKAKTTKIKNLDFLRDLLKESAIFPSLNQWLFASLDFDCIELLDSSFDISLSPKNFTKTLLQNTTAQAQVQKVAYYLPASLQAPQNPSKKQARFPTPFTTKKLHLTMKDGNLTLAPESLSYDSLSLQGTSLTFSFEKSPTLHIALASPKVLLSQNVHNLFKYFNISLPIDSLKGDIKAQVGITIDLAKKSQNQTKESNSQDSLESSELALQATNSTNPANPADFANSVDFVDSVKDLNIPSTTPTHSTSPVAVQGSIIANDATIKSSNIDVLTKSALVQININPSTGDNSLSIETKNTSYENLFDIDTKTTINLSEKRLKTSLFVYSLRISTNPQINERILSPENIKKRENFIKELHKKSTQVLKPIYYASNAFTSTKSDIANVLLARLDSTKDSSESSEFVMPKPLETPFEPKFDTPSTNSPNTTTTPQSTTPMTPKTTPPSINLPTPPKKEKNSQKKTNSIIEKTGDMLLPKTSTPTKKQAPNEAEQIAKLHPNDNDDGEDIGSVDESNANKPNEIMQSPKTPSQVAPQKSSQKQQKQESKKALPQESTQKDLAQKPKKEQSNKLKPTQETPKPTPKSSGKIITKGVELDFGKPMSEATMRAKIIELIKAQNEDVFTYDIFRADKSSLPQIDIDMDFSSDEVSISVPSLQTYAKMLNSQIVIAVRDFKLFTPHSPLMKYLGLNAGSAIVHLKSANELAFEVQIKDFPTFLLKKDKTPLKDFVFQGQYKDKKLRVKSAPQGLISFESYDNTMLAKFNNIDIDINALLSSKIPAIEEAFSISDEKSVVFTKEQILAENEFLRQKRRYERQNNLKPHIIAIEARNIVGFYKEITLPFDDFNAKIRDDRITADATYGNGIANIDIIHGNTLFKAGNFGAEFLNRIIGRKIVEGGLFEAGGIYKNDIFNGEISMQNTSFKGFAIVQNIIGLIDTIPSLVMFRSPGLSGKGYEVKNGKIMLGLNTQYIALESIDLIGKTMDVKGSGIIEVESSEVDIGLSISTLKSLTSVLNKIPIIGYLILGKDGKITTQVSIDGTLENPKSQVSLAEDILSAPLNIIKRAFTPVDMLIDEVVKSID